The proteins below come from a single Agromyces flavus genomic window:
- a CDS encoding glycosyltransferase family 4 protein, producing MPTTLRVIVDQVVAPVPGPIGRYAEALTQALIATAPRGCDVEGIVSSSLPTDYERIEAMFPGLAGLYKSSLARRELAAAWQFGLTTSPGGGMIHAPSLFAPLRRHDRTTPGEQIVVTVHDLLAWTHPDSLTSATVAWQKAMLKRARRHADAVVVPTHALAERLSSIVDLGDRVRVIGTAPRLGLERPPEVLVRSSAIELGLPDDYLVVEGSLEPRKGVGDLLAALGRPGVPDLQLVVLGPESWGELHLATVAEEAGVAPERVHAIEPRDAAQLASVLAGAVAFVAPSHDEGDGTSIIEAMSIGVPVVHSDTPAYVEVAADAGIAVPVGVGGGYVDRLAAAITAVVEHRDVAERLSIAGSDRARAFSWRDSAERVWQLHADL from the coding sequence ATGCCCACCACGCTCCGCGTGATCGTCGACCAGGTCGTCGCCCCCGTCCCGGGCCCGATCGGCCGGTACGCCGAGGCCCTCACCCAGGCGCTCATCGCCACCGCGCCGCGCGGCTGCGACGTCGAGGGCATCGTGTCGAGCTCGCTGCCGACCGACTACGAGCGCATCGAGGCGATGTTCCCCGGCCTCGCCGGGCTCTACAAGTCGAGCCTCGCCCGGCGCGAGTTGGCCGCCGCGTGGCAGTTCGGCCTCACGACCTCGCCCGGCGGCGGAATGATCCACGCGCCGTCGCTGTTCGCGCCGCTGCGCCGTCACGACCGCACGACGCCCGGCGAGCAGATCGTGGTGACCGTGCATGACCTGCTCGCCTGGACGCACCCCGACTCGCTGACCTCGGCGACCGTCGCGTGGCAGAAGGCCATGCTCAAGCGCGCCCGCCGGCACGCCGATGCCGTGGTCGTGCCCACGCATGCGCTCGCCGAGCGGCTCTCCTCGATCGTCGACCTGGGCGACCGGGTCCGCGTGATCGGAACCGCGCCTCGCCTGGGGCTCGAGCGCCCGCCCGAGGTGCTCGTGCGCTCGAGCGCGATCGAGCTCGGCCTGCCCGACGACTACCTCGTGGTCGAGGGCTCCCTCGAGCCGCGCAAGGGCGTCGGCGACCTGCTCGCCGCGCTCGGCCGCCCCGGCGTGCCCGACCTGCAGCTCGTCGTGCTCGGTCCCGAGAGCTGGGGCGAACTGCACCTCGCGACGGTCGCCGAGGAGGCCGGGGTCGCGCCCGAGCGCGTCCACGCGATCGAGCCGCGCGATGCGGCCCAGCTCGCGAGCGTGCTGGCCGGCGCCGTGGCGTTCGTGGCGCCGAGTCACGACGAGGGTGATGGCACGTCGATCATCGAAGCCATGAGCATCGGCGTCCCGGTCGTGCACTCGGATACGCCGGCGTACGTCGAGGTCGCGGCCGACGCCGGGATCGCGGTTCCCGTCGGCGTGGGCGGCGGCTACGTCGATCGGCTCGCCGCCGCCATCACCGCCGTCGTCGAGCACCGCGATGTCGCCGAGCGCCTCTCGATCGCCGGATCCGATCGTGCGCGCGCCTTCAGCTGGCGCGACTCCGCCGAGCGCGTCTGGCAGCTGCACGCCGACCTGTAG
- a CDS encoding LCP family protein: MTLAASPIRYPDTKSRPLMTRRGWWLVVLNLLIPGSAQVLAGDRRLGRFGLGATLTLWALVVLGVVAYFVAPTIIYTIASNSIALWIIAIGLVFYAGLWVVLTLDTLRLVRLVKAAPSARAGIAAFTTVALVLVSGTAAYGAYVATTASGFLSSVFAAGPSEPPVDGRYNILLLGGDSGPDREGMRPDSMTVVSIDAETGSAVMVGLPRDLEDVPFPDHSPLAAMYPEGYGSIDGCNVDTCHLNSIYTEVELKSPELYPDATARGSEPGIDAMMDAAEGVTGLPIQYFVLIDMQGFEQLVNALGGVEIDVETRIPIGGDEDNNNVDGWIEPGLQKLDGYHALWYGRARYGVAGGDYARMARQRVLQEAILRQFTPANVLTKFQDVAQAGEETVRTDIPQSMLGYFVDLAMKTREQPITTVELVPETGVDPMEPDWELVHSLVAQAVAPPATEEPAG; encoded by the coding sequence ATGACCCTCGCCGCAAGCCCCATCCGGTACCCGGACACCAAGTCCCGGCCGCTCATGACGCGGCGCGGATGGTGGCTCGTCGTGCTCAACCTGCTCATCCCCGGTTCGGCGCAGGTGCTCGCCGGCGATCGCCGGCTGGGCCGGTTCGGGCTCGGCGCGACCCTCACGCTCTGGGCCCTCGTCGTCCTCGGCGTGGTCGCGTACTTCGTCGCACCGACGATCATCTACACGATCGCGTCGAACAGCATCGCGCTGTGGATCATCGCGATCGGGCTCGTGTTCTACGCGGGGCTGTGGGTGGTGCTCACCCTCGACACGCTCCGCCTGGTGCGGCTCGTGAAGGCCGCGCCGTCGGCGCGCGCGGGCATCGCCGCGTTCACGACGGTCGCGCTCGTGCTCGTGTCGGGCACGGCCGCCTACGGCGCGTACGTCGCGACCACCGCCAGCGGCTTCCTCTCGTCGGTGTTCGCGGCCGGCCCGAGCGAGCCGCCCGTCGACGGCCGCTACAACATCCTGCTGCTCGGCGGCGACTCCGGTCCGGATCGCGAGGGCATGCGACCCGACAGCATGACCGTCGTGAGCATCGACGCCGAGACCGGCAGCGCCGTCATGGTCGGCCTGCCGCGCGATCTCGAGGACGTGCCGTTCCCCGACCACTCGCCGCTCGCCGCCATGTACCCCGAGGGCTACGGATCGATCGACGGGTGCAACGTCGACACGTGCCACCTCAACTCGATCTACACGGAGGTCGAGCTCAAGAGCCCCGAACTGTACCCCGACGCGACCGCTCGCGGCAGCGAGCCCGGCATCGACGCGATGATGGATGCCGCCGAGGGCGTCACCGGCCTGCCGATCCAGTACTTCGTGCTCATCGACATGCAGGGCTTCGAGCAGCTCGTGAACGCGCTCGGCGGCGTCGAGATCGACGTCGAGACCCGCATCCCGATCGGCGGCGACGAGGACAACAACAACGTCGACGGATGGATCGAGCCCGGGCTCCAGAAGCTGGACGGCTATCACGCGCTCTGGTACGGCCGAGCGCGGTACGGGGTCGCGGGCGGCGACTATGCGCGGATGGCGCGCCAGCGCGTCCTTCAGGAGGCCATCCTGCGGCAGTTCACGCCCGCGAACGTGCTGACCAAGTTCCAGGACGTCGCCCAGGCGGGCGAGGAGACGGTTCGCACCGACATCCCGCAGTCGATGCTCGGCTACTTCGTCGACCTCGCGATGAAGACGAGGGAGCAGCCGATCACGACGGTCGAGCTCGTCCCCGAGACCGGCGTCGATCCCATGGAGCCCGACTGGGAGCTCGTGCACTCGCTCGTCGCGCAGGCCGTCGCGCCGCCGGCGACCGAGGAACCCGCGGGCTGA
- the purE gene encoding 5-(carboxyamino)imidazole ribonucleotide mutase has product MGSDSDWNVMREASELLDEFGVPHEVEVVSAHRTPEKMIAYGKEAAGRGIRVIIAGAGGAAHLPGMLASVTTLPVVGVPVPLSRLDGLDSLLSIVQMPAGVPVATVSIGGAKNAGLIAVKILATSDDSLRDALADYAASLAALVEEKNERLKSTR; this is encoded by the coding sequence ATGGGCTCCGACTCCGACTGGAACGTGATGCGCGAGGCATCCGAGCTCCTCGACGAGTTCGGCGTTCCGCACGAGGTCGAGGTGGTGTCGGCGCACCGCACGCCCGAGAAGATGATCGCGTACGGCAAGGAGGCCGCGGGCCGCGGCATCCGGGTCATCATCGCCGGCGCCGGCGGCGCCGCCCACCTGCCGGGCATGCTCGCCTCGGTCACGACCCTGCCGGTCGTCGGGGTGCCCGTGCCGCTCTCGCGGCTCGACGGACTCGACTCGCTGCTCTCGATCGTGCAGATGCCGGCCGGCGTGCCCGTCGCGACGGTCTCGATCGGCGGCGCGAAGAACGCCGGCCTGATCGCCGTGAAGATCCTGGCCACCTCCGACGACTCGCTCCGCGACGCGCTGGCCGACTACGCCGCGTCGCTCGCGGCGCTGGTCGAGGAGAAGAACGAGCGACTGAAGTCCACCCGATGA